The Cucurbita pepo subsp. pepo cultivar mu-cu-16 chromosome LG08, ASM280686v2, whole genome shotgun sequence genome contains a region encoding:
- the LOC111801200 gene encoding protein PLANT CADMIUM RESISTANCE 10-like, protein MDGGISYVPPAYVPLGQSDPEAEIISRDEGSHSPPNELKDGLSQWSSGICACCDDMQSCFVGLFCPCFLFGKNAELLGSRTMFGSCATHFILWALTNTVCCLLTDGLFLNLPGCVLACYACGYRKALRSKYNLPEAPCGDFVTHFFCHFCAICQEYREIRERARGSGPHDLSLAVVTPPTTQTMDSNPEK, encoded by the exons ATGGATGGCGGAATAAGTTATGTCCCTCCTGCATATGTTCCTCTAGGGCAGTCCGATCCAGAAGCGGAGATTATTTCCAGAGATGAGGGCAGCCATTCCCCACCTAATGAACTTAAGGATGGATTGTCACAATGGTCGTCTGGAATATGTGCGTGCTGCGATGATATGCAGAGCT GTTTTGTTGGCCTTTTTTGTCCATGCTTTCTGTTTGGGAAGAATGCTGAACTTTTGGGTTCTCGAACAATGTTTGGGTCATGCGCAACTCATTTCATTTTGTGGGCACTTACGAATACAGTCTGCTGCTTGTTGACTGATGGACTTTTCTTGAATCTACCTGGATGCGTTCTTGCATGTTATGCTTGTGGCTACCGCAAGGCCCTACGGTCTAAGTACAATTTGCCG GAAGCACCTTGTGGAGACTTTGTGACCCACTTTTTCTGCCATTTCTGCGCAATCTGTCAAGAATACCGAGAGATTCGTGAAAGAGCTAGAGGATCCGGTCCCCATGATTTGAGTCTGGCTGTTGTCACCCCGCCAACAACTCAAACAATGGATTCTAACCCAGAAAAATAG
- the LOC111800663 gene encoding probable vacuolar amino acid transporter YPQ1 — protein sequence MGLFQSSNPICPNNHHCSEWVKKNMKYCFCSTKDGVSLTLGLISVISWGIAEIPQIITNCREKSSEGLSLAFLLTWILGDLFNVFGCVLEPATLPTQYYMALLYTITTLILTTQTIYYGYIYPRMKDHRRQCKIDTCDKGQQSYGGVNVKQVNNDDDMNKFNTFGRENGSTSPIPLPLPRRNSSLGRELYYTSARSLSRSHTPTTGSFLTQKMTPPYIQNPLQEPLLDGNEPSPPPSSTPPNVKNMLSVVFMLTFFGTLSLHQFAENRFRSVSDNPNKGFVIPVGRKLLQVAGELLQNNGSEGSSGIGTYLGWAMAVIYMGGRLPQICLNIRRGHVEGLSPLMFIFALIGNSTYVASILVSSTSWWKIKPNLPWLVDAFGCVLLDTFILIQFIYFHYRVHRVEDNSLALPNEAWNRP from the exons ATGGGGCTATTTCAAAGCTCAAATCCCATTTGCCCCAACAACCACCACTGTTCGGAATGGGTAAAGAAGAATATGAAATACTGCTTCTGCAGTACGAAAGATGGAGTTTCTCTCACTCTGGGATTGATTAGTGTTATTAGTTGGGGTATAGCGGAGATACCCCAAATCATTACAAATTGCAGGGAAAAATCTTCCGAGGGCCTGTCTTTGGCTTTCTTGCTAACATGGATACTGGG agATCTTTTCAATGTCTTTGGCTGCGTACTCGAACCAGCAACA CTTCCAACTCAATATTACATGGCATTG TTGTATACGATCACAACACTGATTCTGACTACACAGACCATATACTATGGGTACATATATCCTCGAATGAAAGATCATCGAAGACAGTGCAAG ATTGATACATGTGATAAAGGCCAACAAAGCTATGGCGGTGTTAATGTTAAGCAAGTCAACAATGACGATGACATGAACAAGTTCAACACTTTTGGAAGAGAGAATGGTTCCACTAGTCCTATTCCTCTTCCTCTGCCTCGACGAAATAGTTCCCTTGGAAGAGAGCTATACTACAC GTCAGCAAGATCTCTATCGAGGAGTCATACTCCCACAACAGGGTCttttttaacacaaaaaaTGACTCCTCCTTATATTCAGAACCCCTTGCAAGAGCCGCTGCTTGATGGAAATGaaccatcaccaccaccatctTCAACACCTCCCAATGTCAAGAATATGCTGTCTGTG GTCTTCATGTTGACTTTCTTTGGCACACTCAGTCTCCATCAATTTGCAGAAAACAGATTTCGTAGTGTCTCAGATAATCCGAATAAAGGATTTGTCATACCAGTAGGTAGAAAGCTTTTACAG GTTGCTGGCGAGCTGTTGCAAAATAATGGCAGTGAAGGAAGCAGTGGAATTGGAACTTACCTTGGTTGGGCAATGGCAGTTATATATATGGGTGGGCGACTTCCTCAAATTTGCTTGAAT ATAAGAAGAGGACATGTTGAG GGTCTTAGTCCTTTAATGTTCATTTTTGCTTTAATTGGAAATTCCACTTATGTAGCGAG taTACTTGTGAGCAGTACAAGCTGGTGGAAGATCAAACCAAATCTTCCATggctagtagatgcatttggATGTGTTCTTCTCGACACATTT ATACTAATACAATTTATCTATTTTCACTACCGGGTACATCGCGTTGAAGATAATAGCCTCGCGCTTCCAAATGAAGCTTGGAATCGCCCATGA
- the LOC111799819 gene encoding uncharacterized protein LOC111799819, producing the protein MASLPSLCVSSSAPSLLRPHRHSNTLFRHGSSLPTPPRNTFTRGKTTTSLSFRTSYRFAVDHEDEDEDEQIAREFSFDEAVDLFNQGAYYDCHDVLEILWNGAEDPTRTLIHGILQCAVGLHHLFNRNHRGAMMELGEGLCKLRKMEFQNGPFHTFEREISAVLDFIYLTQIELAACDENVCVTMEGSERSYELLGRYGAGQKLYDTEGEVDGSMCIVFSPQTSQTHPLRVKLPTLAATKQHLLALDYR; encoded by the exons ATGGCTTCTCTTCCATCCCTCTGTGTTTCCTCCTCCGCTCCATCCCTTCTTCGACCTCATCGCCATTCGAACACCCTTTTCCGCCATGGAAGCAGCCTCCCGACCCCTCCAAGAAACACCTTTACACGTGGAAAAACCACAACATCGCTCTCCTTCCGCACCTCCTACCGATTCGCCGTCGATCACgaagacgaagacgaagacgaGCAAATCGCTAGAGAGTTCAGCTTCGACGAAGCGGTCGATCTCTTCAACCAAGGAGCTTATTACGACTGCCACGACGTTCTTGAGATTCTGTGGAACGGAGCCGAGGATCCTACCAGAACTCTAATTCATGGCATTCTCCAGTGCGCCGTGGGACTTCATCATCTCTTTAATCGG AATCATAGAGGAGCGATGATGGAGCTTGGAGAAGGACTGTGTAAGCTGCGGAAGATGGAGTTTCAAAATGGCCCTTTCCATACTTTTGAGAGGGAGATTTCTGCAGTTTTGGACTTCATTTACCTGACCCAGATCGAATTAGCTGCCT GTGATGAGAATGTGTGCGTTACAATGGAGGGTTCAGAGAGATCATATGAATTGCTTGGAAGATATGGTGCAGGACAGAAGCTGTATGATacagagggagaagttgatgGAAGTATGTGCATTGTGTTCTCTCCTCAAACGTCTCAAACTCATCCATTAAGGGTAAAGCTTCCTACTCTTGCTGCTACCAAACAACACCTTTTAGCTCTTGACTACCGTTGA
- the LOC111800199 gene encoding pentatricopeptide repeat-containing protein At1g08070, chloroplastic-like yields the protein IGLVRFNVYVCNTLMRLYSVCGSIDAVQKLFGECPHRDLVSWTTLIQAFTKAGLYRKAVGAFMEMCDLKLRVDGRTLVVVLSAFSNLGDLNLGRKVHAYIHHYIDVNADVFVGNALLDMYLKCDDSNSAYKVFDEMPVRNVVTWNAMISGLAYQGRYKEALDMFRRMQRTGPKPDEVTLVGVLNSCANLGVLELGKWVHAYMRRNHILADKFVGNALLDMYAKCGRIDEAFRVFESMKRRDVYSYTAMIVGLALHGEANWAFQVFSRMLREGVEPNEVTFLGLLMACSHSGLVSDGKKYFFDMLNTYKLRPQAEHYGCMIDLLGRAGLVKEAEEIIHSMEIRPDAFAWGALLGACRIHGNVNLGESVMQKLMNLDPGEDGNYILMTNLYSSAHRWKDALKLRKKMKSKKMRKTPGCSLIEVDGVVHEFRKGDKSHPKNRVIYSVLEGIACHLKSYGTVEHSTFSW from the coding sequence ATTGGATTGGTGCGATTCAATGTTTATGTGTGTAACACGTTGATGAGATTGTATTCCGTCTGCGGCTCCATCGACGCTGTGCAGAAGTTGTTCGGCGAATGTCCTCACCGGGATTTGGTGTCTTGGACCACGCTCATTCAAGCGTTTACGAAGGCTGGGCTCTATAGGAAAGCGGTTGGAGCTTTTATGGAGATGTGTGATCTGAAGCTAAGGGTTGATGGGCGGACTCTGGTGGTTGTCCTCTCTGCTTTCTCCAACTTGGGAGACCTGAATTTGGGTCGGAAAGTGCATGCCTATATCCACCATTACATTGACGTGAATGCAGATGTATTTGTTGGCAATGCCTTGTTAGATATGTACTTGAAATGTGATGATTCGAACTCTGCTTACAAAGTGTTCGACGAAATGCCTGTGCGAAATGTGGTTACTTGGAATGCTATGATTTCGGGGTTGGCTTATCAAGGCCGGTACAAGGAAGCTCTGGACATGTTCCGTAGGATGCAAAGAACAGGGCCCAAGCCAGACGAGGTTACGTTAGTAGGGGTTTTGAACTCTTGCGCGAACCTTGGAGTTCTTGAGTTGGGTAAGTGGGTTCATGCATACATGCgtagaaatcatattttggcTGATAAATTTGTTGGGAATGCACTTCTTGATATGTATGCAAAATGTGGAAGAATAGACGAAGCTTTTAGGGTGTTTGAGAGCATGAAAAGAAGGGATGTCTATTCATACACAGCCATGATTGTTGGGCTGGCCTTGCATGGTGAAGCAAACTGGGCATTCCAGGTCTTCTCCAGGATGTTAAGAGAAGGTGTTGAGCCAAACGAAGTAACATTTTTAGGTCTTCTCATGGCTTGCAGCCACAGTGGATTAGTTTCCGATGGCAAGAAGTACTTTTTCGACATGTTGAATACATATAAGCTTAGACCTCAAGCAGAGCATTATGGCTGCATGATTGACCTTCTTGGGCGTGCAGGTTTAGTGAAGGAAGCAGAAGAGATTATCCACAGCATGGAAATCAGGCCAGATGCCTTCGCTTGGGGAGCTCTATTAGGGGCTTGCAGGATTCATGGAAATGTCAACCTCGGGGAAAGTGTGATGCAAAAGTTGATGAATTTAGATCCTGGTGAAGATGGTAATTACATTCTTATGACTAATTTATATTCTTCTGCTCATAGATGGAAAGATGCAttgaaattaagaaagaagatgaaaagtaAGAAGATGAGGAAGACTCCTGGATGTAGTTTGATTGAAGTTGATGGTGTTGTTCATGAATTTCGCAAGGGTGACAAGTCACATCCAAAAAACAGAGTGATATATTCAGTATTGGAAGGAATCGCTTGTCATTTAAAGAGCTATGGGACTGTGGAACACAGTACATTTTCATGGTAG
- the LOC111800200 gene encoding protein PHYTOCHROME KINASE SUBSTRATE 4-like, whose amino-acid sequence MERRAATSEMSFVHEGLSHKPIFGCNHNDMRDRREASDTHPHHFLARCTIVDDSSELSIFDAKKYFNEVSTNNINKVSPVTSIDPMLMLKGQSEDQDSDKDSELSRSKPWTCGGVTPPSSVVASKFSPVVASIDGYRQSYRARSFHSTTPTASSEASWNSQTGLLSNPPGAISVSVLRGDSSPHSQKKTRKPPMSSSITGRWIFGSSKCPCIGKKSVQVHESKVILDPKARPYINNNNTTKDKDNYSESECSSWSKKTSSDNTMFLQHSDNNVIWSTQKCVPPNLLLQGPTTQRVIASTSFSFPILKNKSNSNNEDHFSIRSINPVLIQDPPRDSLEVFKPSSVKDGNGDNDLKSRILANVAVTGGNATIISDIDDMASDASSDLFEIESFSTQTASTTTISYSSMFHRRDSMELEARRLGLNAAATHCSLDEPMTPSTDWYEPSEASIDWSVTTAEGFDRASIANMSEVEEPWTEKNNINKNNNHRRRSSSGNGLLSCRSEKAVSVGPQPVTKHVGSRPPLGKKPPTPVARSSSARHSLTFAA is encoded by the coding sequence ATGGAAAGAAGAGCAGCTACTTCTGAGATGAGCTTTGTTCATGAAGGCTTATCTCACAAACCAATCTTTGGCTGCAACCATAATGATATGAGAGACAGAAGAGAGGCTTCTGATACTCATCCTCACCACTTTCTTGCTCGTTGTACCATTGTTGATGATTCCTCTGAGCTAAGTATTTTTGATGCAAAGAAGTATTTCAATGAGGTTTCAACCAACAATATCAATAAGGTTTCTCCTGTGACGAGTATTGACCCGATGTTGATGTTGAAGGGACAATCTGAAGATCAGGATTCGGATAAGGATTCAGAATTATCTAGATCCAAACCTTGGACTTGTGGTGGTGTTACTCCTCCGTCATCTGTGGTAGCTTCTAAATTCTCTCCTGTTGTTGCCTCCATTGATGGGTATCGTCAGAGTTATCGAGCTCGATCTTTTCACTCTACTACACCGACCGCCTCGTCGGAGGCTAGTTGGAACAGTCAAACAGGGTTGCTCTCAAACCCTCCTGGAGCAATCTCTGTATCGGTTTTGCGCGGTGATTCTAGTCCTCATTCGCAGAAGAAAACTCGAAAGCCACCGATGTCATCGTCTATAACGGGAAGATGGATTTTTGGGAGCTCTAAATGTCCTTGTATTGGAAAGAAGTCGGTTCAAGTTCATGAGTCTAAAGTGATATTAGACCCAAAAGCACGTCCTTatatcaacaacaacaatactACCAAAGACAAAGACAACTATTCTGAATCAGAGTGTTCGTCGTGGTCAAAGAAAACTTCGAGTGACAACACAATGTTTTTGCAACATTCAGATAACAACGTGATTTGGAGCACTCAAAAATGTGTTCCTCCAAATTTGCTTCTTCAAGGTCCCACAACACAACGTGTAATAGCTTCCACTAGCTTCTCTTTTCCCATCTTGAAAAACAAGTCCAACAGCAACAATGAAGATCATTTTTCAATCAGATCCATAAACCCTGTTTTAATCCAAGACCCACCTCGAGATTCTCTAGAAGTTTTCAAACCGAGCTCTGTCAAAGATGGCAATGGTGATAACGACCTAAAATCACGAATACTAGCCAACGTTGCAGTAACTGGTGGCAACGCCACCATCATCAGTGACATCGATGACATGGCTAGTGATGCTAGCTCAGACCTATTCGAAATCGAAAGTTTCTCCACTCAAACTGCTAGCACCACCACCATCTCATACTCCAGCATGTTCCACCGACGAGACTCAATGGAACTAGAAGCTAGAAGACTAGGGTTGAATGCCGCGGCCACACATTGTAGTCTTGACGAGCCAATGACGCCATCGACCGATTGGTATGAGCCAAGTGAAGCAAGCATCGATTGGAGTGTCACGACGGCTGAAGGCTTTGATCGGGCAAGCATCGCCAACATGTCAGAGGTGGAGGAGCCGTGGACCGAGAAAAAcaacatcaataaaaataacaaccaCAGAAGAAGATCGTCATCGGGAAACGGGTTGCTGAGCTGTCGGTCGGAGAAGGCGGTGAGTGTGGGCCCACAGCCGGTGACGAAGCATGTGGGGAGTAGGCCACCATTGGGGAAGAAGCCACCAACACCAGTAGCAAGGTCTAGTTCAGCTCGCCACTCTCTTACTTTTGCTGCCTGA
- the LOC111800501 gene encoding 14 kDa zinc-binding protein-like → MVNGDIKPWTRLSVLSSHITPSLSISMASSEKEAALAAVPSDSPTIFDKIINKEIPSTVVFEDDKVLAFRDISPQAPTHILIIPKVKDGLSGLSKAEERHTEILGHLLYTAKLIAEQEGLDDGFRIVINDGPSGCQSVYHLHVHLLGGRQMNWPPG, encoded by the exons ATGGTCAATGGCGATATAAAACCCTGGACTCGACTCTCAGTTCTAAGCTCCCACATTACACCTTCTCTTTCcatttccatggcttcttcTGAGAAGGAAGCGGCTCTTGCAGCCGTCCCCTCCGATTCCCCCACCAT ATTTGACAAAATCATTAACAAAGAAATTCCATCTACGGTGGTCTTTGAGGATGACAAG GTCCTTGCTTTTAGGGACATATCACCTCAAGCTCCTACACATATTCTAATCATTCCAAAAGTTAAGGATGGGTTATCTGGATTATCTAAG GCCGAGGAGAGGCACACGGAGATTCTCGGCCACCTTCTTTACACCGCCAAGCTCATAGCCGAGCAAGAAGGGCTGGACGATGGCTTTAGAATTGTAATTAACGATGGACCAAGTGGAT GTCAATCGGTTTATCATCTTCATGTTCACCTTCTTGGGGGGCGACAAATGAACTGGCCCCCAGGTTAA
- the LOC111799958 gene encoding myb family transcription factor PHL7-like, translated as MYHAKKFSTASLVPHKSQGAEQSASVAVLGGSTAKSPMPPGGGGKQRLRWTSDLHDRFVDAITQLGGPDRATPKGVLRVMGVPGLTIYHVKSHLQKYRLAKYLPESPADGSKDEKRSSESLSGTDSSSGLQINEALRMQMEVQKRLQEQLEVQRQLQMRIEAQAKYLQKIIEEQQKLGGESKDTEALPSTEDNKQKTCQSESYSDVSAEPSSPRKKQRVDHGTTDDSAPSINLP; from the exons ATGTATCATGCTAAGAAATTTTCAACTGCGAGCTTAGTTCCACATAAATCTCAAGGTGCCGAACAAAGTGCAAGTGTTGCGGTTCTTGGTGGATCTACAGCCAAAAGTCCAATGCCACCTGGGGGAGGTGGAAAACAACGGTTGCGGTGGACATCTGATCTTCACGACCGTTTTGTGGATGCCATCACACAACTTGGTGGACCAGATA GGGCAACTCCCAAAGGGGTTTTAAGAGTAATGGGGGTACCTGGTCTTACCATATATCATGTCAAAAGCCATTTACAG AAGTATCGTCTTGCAAAGTATTTGCCAGAATCTCCAGCAGATG GTTCTAAGGATGAAAAAAGAAGCTCAGAGAGTCTCTCTGGAACAGATTCGTCTTC GGGCCTGCAAATCAATGAGGCATTGAGGATGCAAATGGAAGTTCAGAAACGTCTTCAAGAACAGCTCGAG GTTCAAAGGCAATTACAAATGAGAATAGAAGCACAGGCCAAATATTTGCAGAAGATCATTGAGGAGCAGCAGAAACTAGGCGGTGAATCGAAAGACACTGAGGCCTTGCCCTCGACTGAAGATAATAAGCAAAAAACTTGCCAGTCTGAGTCATATAGCGATGTATCTGCAGAGCCTTCTTCTCCTCGAAAGAAACAACGTGTCGATCATGGAACGACAGATGATTCTGCCCCATCTATTAATTTACCTTAA